ACTTGAACGGTGACTTGAACCCGTGATCCCAGTGCTGGAGCGTGGTCATAATCGGCATGTTGTTGGTTTCCAACATGTAGAGGCCGGGGGTGAACACGTCGGCCAGTTGGCCCTCATGGACAAACACGGCGGCCTGACCTTCGCGCACGGTCAGTTTGGCGCCGTATTTGATCTCATGTCCTTCCCGCTCGAAGCGGGACACCATCGTGTCGCGGGTGTGGTCTACCCAGTGTATGACGTCGATGAACTCGCCGGTCAGAAAATCAAAAATACCCATGTGGTCCTCACTGAATGGTCTATTGGGTTAGCTCTCGCCGCCCAGAAGCTCGGACGCGATCACTTCGATCACGGGGCGGGCCTGAGCGGGGGTGGAGCCGAGCGGAAGCCGCTCGTCATAGAGAATTTGAAGCAGAATCTCGTCATGCCGCGTGAGCAGCGCGAATTCGTCGTCATCGTTGAAGATCGACGGCCGCGCGGCAGGGCTGTCATTGCTCAGGCCAAGCCCTTGCGCGATTTCTTCGTGATAGCAGCTTTGGCGCAGCAGATCGGGATGCTCCGCCCGCACGATTGCCACAGCGGAATGGAAGCTGTCAGGCGTCGACGCGTCGGAGAACGCATACACGGCGCAATAGATCGGCTTTGGCATATTGGTGATCTGCGAGGCAATGCCCGCGTCCAAACCGGGAATGAGGCGCATCAGCTCCGGGCCGAAAGCTTCGATTTCGTCGACGGTCAGAACCGCCACGTGGAAGTTGCCCTTGCCGCGGGTGACACCAACCGGCGCGCCGGACACGCGTGCCAACCGCTGGGCATAGGCTGCAACGGTTTTTTGATCTTTCACGCGGATATCGCGCGACACGGCGGGGCCAAACTGCATGGAGATGTTGACCGGCTTTTCCCAGCGTTGCACGCGCCCTTCGGAGCGTTCGTTGGTATAAAGCCCGTTTACCAACGTGAATTCGTTGAACACACCGATCTGGATGAAATTATTGACCAGTTGGCGTTTGGAGAACGGTGTATCAATGCCGCCCCCATCAGTGCGCATTAGCCCTTGCGACAGCAGACTGCGCTGCACTTGGGCGTAGTAGGCCGACAATTCCTTGGAGCGGGCAGACGGCTCCACAAGCTTGGGTGCAGTGACCCTTGGGGGAGCCTTGCGCTGTTCGGGGCGGGGGCTGCTCACAGGTTCGTCGCAGGCTGACAGCGTCAAAGCCATCAGCCCCGCAAGAGCTATATGAAGTGCCCCCTTCACCACTTTATCCGGCAGAGCTACCGATGTTGTGGCCAGAGGCGGAGCCGCGTGCAGTCGCAGAGGCCAGCGTGTCGCGCAGTTCCTCTTCCATATGTTGCAGCTCCACTTCCGCTTCGGCCCGCTTGCGCTTGCCTTCGTCGGCGATCTGGAGGCTTTCCTCGATCGTGCCGATAAGGTCCGCATTGGCTTGCTTGACGGCTTCGATGTCAAACACACCGCGTTCCATTTCCTCGCGGATAGCCTTGTTGGCAGTGCGCAGATTCTTGGCATTGGCGGTCAACAGCTCGTTGGTCAGATCGTTCGCATCGCGCACGGCGGCGGCGGCCTCGGAGGAGCGTTGGATCGTCAGGGCCTGTGCCAGCTGTGTTTCCCAAAGTGGGACGGTGTTGACGAGCGTCGAGTTGATCTTTGTCACCAGCGACTTGTCGTTTTCCTGCACAAGCCGGATGGACGGCAGGGATTGCATCGTCACCTGACGGGTCAGCTTGAGATCATGAACGCGACGTTCCAGATCGTCACGCGCGGCGCGTAAGTCGCGCAACTCTTGGGCGACCATGACCTGCTCATTCTCGGCGGCAGCCTTAACGGCGGCTTCCTTGGCTGGGATGTCTTTGGTGTCCAGCTCGGCGATCTTTTCCTCGCCAGCCGTGATGTAGAGCGCCAGTTCGTCGTAGAAATCCAGCGTGCGGTCATACAGAACATCAAGCGATTTGATGTCTTTGAGCAGGATATGCTCGTGTGACAACAGATTGTCGGTGATCCTGTCGATCTGGCCTTGGACGGTTTCGTAACGGGCCATGAACTTGGCGGCAGGCGCAGCGCGGCCCAAGAGTTTTTCCCACCACGACCGCTCGCGGCGCATGTCCATTTCCGAAATCGAAAAACCTCGGATAGTGGTGACGATGTCGCGAAGACTGTTACCCGCGGGACCAACATCCTTGTTCTTAACATCCGCCAGCATGGATTGGCTGATCTCCTGCAGGCCCGCTTGCGCACCGGATCCGAAGGACACGATGGAATTCGTGTCAGTCATGTCGATCTCGTCCATGCGGCGACGTATTTCGGCGGCGACGGGTGCATCTGCTTGCGCCAGTGGCACCAGATCGGTCGAGGGCTCTTTCAGGACCACTGCGGTTAGCTCTTGCAGTGCTTGGGTGGATTGTTCTGCCTTTTGGCGCACGGTGTCGGACATGGTTATTCCCCTTCTGTCAGGCGGATGCCTTCGCGCTGCAAACGGTCGCGCAGCACGTCGATTTCAATATCTAGATCGGTACGATTATCTGACAGAAGCGCCTGATTTTTCGCGGTGAAATTCGCCTCTAGGTCGTCAAGAAGCGAGGTGTAATCAGCCTTGACCGACGGATCGCGGCCTTGGGCGTAAAGCTTGGAAAACTTGATCGTCGCGTCTTTGGCCCCGAGCAAATACACGCCAAGGTAGCGTCTTGCGGTGGTCAGATCGCGCGGATCGTTCTCAACCGTGCGGAAGAACGCGCGGGCGGTGGCTTGGAACTGATCCACACGGGCGATCATTGTGCGGTCGCCAGAGATGGCAATTGCGTCAGACATCGCGCGCAAGTGCCGCTCTGCCTCGTCGACGGCGCGCGCGACGCGGTCCGTCTGGAACGTGTCTACGCCCTCCAGCGCCTTGTCTCGCATAGGATCAAACCCAAAGGAGGTCAGGTGCAGCGCGACGGCGATGATCCCGTAAAGGATGCCGTCCATCAGGCTGGTATCAAAGGTAGCGACACCCACGCCCAACCCCAAGGCAATCGCCCCGAACAGCTTGCGTGGAATGGCGGGGCGGCGAGCGATGGTGCGCGCCTCATAGGCGTTTTGCGCGTCGATCCCTTCGCGCGTCAACCAAGCGCCAAGCGTCATCAGCGCAAACGCCCCGATAGCCACAGCCATATCCTGCGCACCGTCACCGATGGAGGTGAAAAGGATGGGCAGGGCGACAAGAAACAGAAGGTTCGCCCGCGTGCGTCCGCGCGCAGGTCTCTTGCCGGATAACGGGGAGGCTTTTGACGGCGTCGCATTGCCGCCGTTGGGACTGAACTGCCCGCCGAATTTCTGCGCCATCAGATGGCGCCCGCTGATGCCATGGCGACAAGGGCCAAGAGCAATACGTAAGCTATTTTTTGGATGGAACTGGCAGACATACCGCCCCCGATGGCCGTTCTCGAAATCAATTGCACGGCAAACATAAGGGTTTGCCGTGCAACTTACCAGATGCTCAGTGACCGCCGCCTTGCGTGCTGCGGCGCTCGGCGGCCAACTTCTTGGCGTAGCCGGACTGAATGAATTCGACAGCAAAGAGAACAACCACAGCAAAATAGAAGGTCGACTTGGACATTGGCACGATCGGGTAGCCGAAGACCATCAGAGCAAGATCGTCGTTATGAGTGGCATGGGAGGCAGCGACGCCGGCCTCGCCGAGCAGTACCACGCCGACGATCAGCAGGATGAACAGGCCAAGCACCTCATACATGCGGTTCTTCTGCAGGAAGGCTGTCACACCGTCCGCCAGCACAAGCATGGCGATACCGGAGATCAGGATCGCTGCCGCAAGAACAGGGAAGACGTCGGTGATGGCGATGGCGGACAGAACCGAGTCGAAGCTGAAAATGAGGTTCATAAAGACGATAAGCCCCACAACCTTGGCGGCCGACTTGCCGGATTTACCTTCCACATCGTGATCCAAATGCTCCACGGACAGCATGTGGCCGATTTCTTTCACGGCAGTGTACATGATGAACACACCGCCAAAGATGAACACGCAGGTGGCAAAATTGACGCCACCAGTCAGTATGCCGTCCCATTCGAAGATAAAGAACGGCTCGGTCAGGGACCCGAGCAAGCTCACCATCAAAAATAGCAAAATAACCCGCAATGCGACAGCGAGGATGATGCCCCAAAACCGCACGGCCTTTTGCTGCGCGACAGGGGCGCGTTGGCTTTCAATCGAGATGTAGAGCAGGTTGTCGAAGCCAAGAACGGCTTGCAGAAAGCACAGCATCAGAAGATTGCCGAGATTTTCGATAGTTATCAGGTCGGCCATAGTTGCCCCTCGCACTTAAGTGTTCATTTTGTCCTATGACATACAGAACACTCAGCGGGGGGCAAGGTTCCGACCGCTACTGCCGCCGCCGCTTGTTTTGAGGAGGCTTTTTCTTCAGCATGGGTTTTTCGTTGTCTTCGCGCAGGCCAAGTTGTTCACGCAGCACGCGGCCTTTAACCTCTTCAACCTCGCCGGGTTTCAGCTCGTTCAGGCGGAAAGGGCCGTAGCTGACGCGGATCAGGCGGTTCACCTTCAAGCCGACTTCGCCCATCGCGCGACGGATTTCGCGGTTCTTGCCTTCGCGGATGCCTACGGTCAGCCATGCGTTTGCACCTTGTTGGCGGTCGAGCGTAACTTCCATGGGTTGGAATTTCTCGCCGTCGGCGACGATCCCGCGGCGCAGCGGATCAAGTGTGCTGTCTTCCGGCGTGCCGTTCACGCGGACACGGTATTTGCGCAGCCAACCTGTTGAGGGCAGCTCCAACTGGCGTTTGATGGCGCCGTCATTGGTGAGCAGCAGTAACCCTTCGGAGTTAATGTCGAGACGGCCGACACTAACGACACGGGGCAGGGTGTCTTTGAGCGCCTCGAAAACCGTGTCGCGGCCTTTTTCGTCAGATTCGGAGGTCACCAACCCGATGGGTTTGTAGTAGCGCCAAAGGCGTGTCGGCTCCGGCGCGGCCAAGGGTTTGCCGTCGACCACGATTGCGTCGGCCTCGGTGACGTTGAGGGCAGGGGACAGGATCTGCTTGCCGTTCACCGTGACGCGGCCTGCCTCGATCATAGCTTCCGCGCCACGTCGCGACGCAACGCCCGCGCGGGCCAAAACTTTGGCGATGCGATCGCCTTTGGGTGTCTGAGTGCTCATGCAGGTGGGCCTACGCCCTTGGCGTGGCCTTGTGAAGGGGGTATCCGAAGTCATGGTGTTTACCTCGCATATGGAATTGGCCTTGCATGAGGCGCGTCTGGCCGCCGAACGGGGCGAGGTTCCGGTCGGGGCTGTCGTCGTGTCCGACGCCGGTGACGTGTTGTCCAAAACAGGCAACCGAACGCGAGAATTGAACGACCCCTCAGCACATGCGGAGATGCTGGCAATCCGGCAGGCCTGCGCGGCACTTGGGTCGGAACGACTGGTCGGCTGCGACCTCTATGTGACGTTGGAGCCTTGCGCGATGTGCGCGGGGGTAATCGCAGCCGCACGCGTCGCCCGCGTCTACTATGGCGCAACCGATCCTAAGTCCGGGGGCACGGCGCATGGCGCACGGGTGTTTTCCCACCCGCAGGCCCATCATAGCCCAGAGGTGTATGATGGCATCGACGCGCAGGCCTGCGAGGCGCTTTTGGTCGAGTTCTTCGCCGCGCGGCGCTAGGACAAGAAAGCCACGCTTTCAAGCGATGCCGCTTGACCCTAGGGAAATACGTTTCTCACGACTCACTTTTTGCGCTAGGGAGGCCCCGTGCAACCCAGCAACAAAAAGGAGGGCGCATTATGAAAAGCTATAATCGTTCTCTGACGCGCTGCTGGACCGGCTTTGGCATGTTTGCGTATGCGCAGCCGTATTTAGGCCTGCAGGCCTAACGCACCTCCGGCGCCTTTGGTGTCATTCCTTCAAACCTAAACTCAATCATATTTCCGGATTTCCCCTGCGCATGGCGTTTTCGCGTCTTGTGAATTGGGGTTCGGATCAACCCTGAAAGGCCCCGATGCGTGTTCCGCGCATATGGGGAGAGTGACCAAAAATGAATGCACTACCTCTTGAACCACGCCCTGTGTTGACTGACACGCTGGACGAGCTGATCAATGACCACGGGCTGCACCGTGTTGTGCTAACGCTTCTGGGAAGGTTGGCCAAGCGGACCCGTCCGCCCGATATCAAGGTCGGGCCCAAGGCTGCCGATGTGCCCGGGCTCGACCTGCTGAATGATCATCTGAGGGCCGATCTGGGCTTGCCGCCCGCCGCGCCCAATCGGGCGATGGTGGAGCTTGAAGCGTTATGGGGCCGCCGGTTTTAATCGGCCGCGCTGGGCAGAGCGATCTGCCCAGCGACTCTGGCGCTTGAAGCCCGTCCAGCGCGACGTTAAACGGGGGCAAGTTTGGCAAGGAGACCTTCATGTCCATCGACACCGCAACCGCCGCCCGAGTGGCAAAGCTGGCCCGTATTGCGGTGCCGCAAGAAGATTTGCCAAAGCTCGCCGACGAGCTGAATGGCATCATTGCCTTCATGGAGCAGCTTAACGAGGTGGATGTGGAGGGTGTCGAGCCAATGACCTCCGTGACACCGCAGCGCCTGAAACGCCGCGAAGACGTAGTGACAGATGGCAGTCAGCAAACGGCAGTTTTGGCCAACGCGCCGGACGCACGGGAAGGCTTCTTTGCAGTGCCAAAGGTGGTTGAATAATGTCTGATCTGAACAAACTCGGCATTGCCGAAGCCCGCGACGCACTGCGCAAAGGTGAAGTAACTTCCATCGAGCTGACGGAAGCCTGCTTGGGTGCCATTGAGGATGCGGGTGCGCTGAACGCATTCGTGCATAACACCCCAGAGATTGCCCGCAGCCAAGCTGCCGCTGCTGATACGCGGATCAAGGCAGGCGATGCGCCTGACATGTGCGGTATCCCTCTGGGTATCAAAGATTTGTTCTGCACCAAGGGTGTGCCGTCACAAGCGGCCTCGCGCATTCTGGAAGGCTTCAAGCCGGAATATGAAAGCACCATAACGCAGCAATTGTGGGATGCGGGCTCTGTCATGTTGGGCAAGCTGAACATGGACGAATTCGCTATGGGCTCGTCCAACGAAACGTCGGTTTACGGCGATGTGGTCAATCCTTGGCGTCGTGGCAATGACGATGCACCGTTGACACCCGGAGGCTCGTCTGGTGGCTCCGCATCCGCTGTCGCGGCTGATTTGTGTTTGGCTGCAACTGGCACGGACACGGGTGGCTCAATCCGTCAGCCCGCGGCTCTTGTTGGCATCACAGGGCTGAAACCGACCTACGGACGCTGCTCGCGCTGGGGCGTTGTAGCGTTTGCGTCCTCGCTGGACCAAGCGGGCCCGATGACCAAATCCGTGCGCGACGCGGCGATCATGCTGGGTGCTATGGCGGGACACGACCCGAAAGATTCGACCAGCGCCGAATTGGCCGTACCAGATTTCGAGGCGGCATTGACAGGCGACATTCGCGGCAAGAAGATCGGCATCCCGAAAGAATACCGGATGGACGGTATGCCCGCCGAGATCGAGCAGCTTTGGGCCGATGGCACCGCAATGCTGAAAGACGCGGGCGCCGAGATCGTCGACATCACCCTGCCGCACACCAAATACGCGCTGCCTGCCTACTACGTAGTGGCCCCGGCCGAGGCGTCTTCCAACCTTGCCCGCTATGACGGCGTTCGCTTCGGTCATCGCGCCAAACTGGGTCAAGGCGATGGCATTACTGAAATGTACGAAAAGACACGCGCAGAAGGCTTTGGCCCCGAGGTGCAACGCCGCGTGATGATCGGAACATATGTGCTGAGCGCCGGGTTCTACGACGCCTATTATAACCGCGCCCGAAAGGTCCGCTCGCTGATCAAGAAGGATTTCGAGGATGTCTTCGCAGAGGGTATCGACGCGATCCTGACCCCGGCGACCCCGTCGGCGGCTTTTGGCCTAGGCGAGATGGCTGACGCGGATCCGGTTCAGATGTACCTCAACGATGTCTTTACAGTCACAGTCAATCTGGCAGGACTTCCGGGCATCGCGGTGCCTGCAGGGCTAGATAAACAAGGGCTTCCGCTGGCTCTTCAGTTAATTGGCCGACCTTGGGAAGAGGGCGACCTGCTGAACACGGCCTACGCGCTTGAACAAGCCGCCGGTTTTGTGGCGAAGCCCGCCAAATGGTGGTAGCTTCCCAAGCAACAAAGATGAAATGAGGTCTGTTATGCGTGGTTTGTGTGTAGTTCTGGTTGCGGCTGGCTTGGCGGCATGTGCGCCGACAGTGCCTGATAGTGGCGCTGGCGTCGGCTTTGACGACTATGATACCTATTTGGCCCAACGACAGTCACGCGATGCGCAACTGCGCAGGCAAGGCTCAGGCGCGCCCGCCACAGCCGCAACCCCAGAACAGCAGACCGCACGTGATGCTGTGGCTGCTGTGCGTGGTTCCTCCGGACAACCGGAGCGCGGCGAAAGCGTGCCTGCAGGCATTCAAAACACCTCGCCAAATGCGCCTGTTCCTGATCTGAACAACCCTTCAATTTCTGACGAGCAAGATTTCCAAGCGGTCTCCAGCCGTCAGAGCATCGAAAGCGATGCAGAGCGCCGCAAAGCGCAAAGCGCGCAGTACCAAGTGATCGCACCGACGGCCTTGCCGCGCCGTCCGGGCGGCAACGCGCCGACACCTGTAGAGTTCGCGTTGGAAACCAGCCATCCGGTTGGACAAAAGGTCTATCGCCGCTCGGTCTTCTCTTCGAGCAAAACGGCCAAGGCCTGTGCTGGCTACAGCTCTGCCGAACTGGCGCAGGATGCGTTCTTGAAGGCGGGCGGCCCGCAGAAAGACAAGATCGGCGTTGATCCTGATGGCGATGGATACGCTTGCGGCTGGAACCCTGCCAAATACCGCGGTCTTGTAAGAGGCTAGTCGCGTGACGCCGGAATGGCGGCCTTCGCCCAATTTCGGTGACCGAAAAGACGGCGCGACCCCGCAACTGGTCGTGTTGCACTACACTGCGATGGATAGCTGCGAGGCGGCCTGTCGCACATTGTGCAACCCCGACAACGAGGTCTCGGCACATTATCTGATCTGCGCAGACGGGCGTCTGATCCAGATGGTGGATGAAGAGAAGCGCGCGTGGCATGCTGGTGCCGGCACGTGGCAGGGGCGGGGGGATGTGAATTCCCGTTCAATCGGGATCGAGATGTCGAACACCGGTTTCGCCCCGTTTTCAGCCCCGCTTTTTGACACCCTTGAAACCTTGCTCAGCGGAATCCTGACGCGCTGGGATATTCCCGCCTCCTGCGTCATCGCGCATTCGGATTTCGCACCGGGGCGCAAGATCGATCCGGGCCGCAGGTTTGATTGGCAGCGGCTGGCACGGCGGGGCTTGGCGATTTGGCCTGAGACCAGAACAGGCGGGGATGCCGACATGGCGACTTTCATCCGTGCTGCGACGTCCTTTGGCTATCCCGACGATGTCGAGCCTGATACCGTGCTGGCGAGCTTCCGTCTGCGCTTCAATCCGACCGCTGAAGGGCCCATCACCGTGCGCGATGTGGCGATGGCGGTGGCCTTGTCGGATGAGTTCGGGATTGACCAGCGCACGGCGGGCGCGTAGGCGAGGCATCGCGCGGAGGGCTGGATGACCGCGGGCCTTCGGGTTCGAGGAAAGTCCGGACTCCACAAGGCAACGGTGCCGGGTAACGCCCGGGCGGAGCAATCCGACGGAAAGCGCCACAGAGAAGAAACTGCCCCCGCATGTCGGGGGTGAGGGTGAAACGGTGGGGTAAGAGCCCACCGCGCCGCTGGCAACAGGGGTGGCACGGCAAGCCCCACCGGGAGCAATGCCAAATAGGAACCGCGTGAGGGCTTGCCCTCGGGGATGCTTTGTCCCCAGCAGGTTCGGGTTGGCAGCTAGAGGGCCGCGGGCAACCGTGGCTTAAGATGAATGGTCATCCAGAGGGGGCAACCCCTCGGACAGAATCCGGCTTATAGGCTCTCCGCGCATATTTTTTCCGACGCAGCCGTGCAAAGCCCCTTGGGGGCTCTGCGTTGCCTTGGGATGGCGCGGTTGCGACCGTTACTCTCCGAGGGCGATGCCTTCACGGCGCGGATCAGCCCCGCCAAGTAGCCCGTCTTCGCTGACAGCGATTGCGTGGAGGCCGGAGTTGAGCCCGCGCACGCTGGTCTCGAAGCCGAGTGCCGTCAGCGGCTCTGCCAGATTTGCGGCGTCTGTTCCTTCTTCAAGGTCATAGGTGCCAAACCGATTGACCAGATGCGGCAAAGCGATGGCCGCTTGTGGGTCCAGCCCCCAGTCCAGATGCGCGATCACCGTTTTTGCCACATAGCCAATGATCCGAGATCCGCCGGGGGAGCCGACCACCAATACAGGCTTTCCGTCTTTGAGTACAATTGTTGGCGCCATGGAGGAGCGGGGGCGTTTGCCCGGCTCCACACGGTTGGCGATTGGGACGCCGTCGACATGGGTTCTGAAAGAAAAGTCGGTCAGTTCGTTGTTCAACAGGAACCCACCCGGGGCCATCAGGCGCGACCCGAACCCGTTCTCGATGGTTGTCGTCATGCTCAGCGCGTTGCCGTACTGATCCACGATCGAGATATGCGAGGTCGAAGGAAGCTCGATGCTTTCGTCATCTGCGAGCAGCAAAGCATGATCGAACGGCGGCTCCCCCGCAGAAACGTCAGTGAGCGCCGTTTCGCTGGCAAGCGCTGCTGCACGGCTGGCGAGGTAGTCGGTGTTCACAAGCCCTTTGGTAGGCATCGGAACAAAGTCGCTATCGGCCATGTAGCGGCCGCGATCTGCAAAGGCGAGGCGGGAGGCGTCGCCGATCAGACGCCACGCTTCCGGGCTGTCTTTGCCCAATGCGGCAAGGTCGTATCCTTCCAGCATG
Above is a window of Litoreibacter janthinus DNA encoding:
- a CDS encoding pseudouridine synthase; this encodes MSTQTPKGDRIAKVLARAGVASRRGAEAMIEAGRVTVNGKQILSPALNVTEADAIVVDGKPLAAPEPTRLWRYYKPIGLVTSESDEKGRDTVFEALKDTLPRVVSVGRLDINSEGLLLLTNDGAIKRQLELPSTGWLRKYRVRVNGTPEDSTLDPLRRGIVADGEKFQPMEVTLDRQQGANAWLTVGIREGKNREIRRAMGEVGLKVNRLIRVSYGPFRLNELKPGEVEEVKGRVLREQLGLREDNEKPMLKKKPPQNKRRRQ
- a CDS encoding N-acetylmuramoyl-L-alanine amidase, giving the protein MTPEWRPSPNFGDRKDGATPQLVVLHYTAMDSCEAACRTLCNPDNEVSAHYLICADGRLIQMVDEEKRAWHAGAGTWQGRGDVNSRSIGIEMSNTGFAPFSAPLFDTLETLLSGILTRWDIPASCVIAHSDFAPGRKIDPGRRFDWQRLARRGLAIWPETRTGGDADMATFIRAATSFGYPDDVEPDTVLASFRLRFNPTAEGPITVRDVAMAVALSDEFGIDQRTAGA
- a CDS encoding TerC family protein, which translates into the protein MADLITIENLGNLLMLCFLQAVLGFDNLLYISIESQRAPVAQQKAVRFWGIILAVALRVILLFLMVSLLGSLTEPFFIFEWDGILTGGVNFATCVFIFGGVFIMYTAVKEIGHMLSVEHLDHDVEGKSGKSAAKVVGLIVFMNLIFSFDSVLSAIAITDVFPVLAAAILISGIAMLVLADGVTAFLQKNRMYEVLGLFILLIVGVVLLGEAGVAASHATHNDDLALMVFGYPIVPMSKSTFYFAVVVLFAVEFIQSGYAKKLAAERRSTQGGGH
- a CDS encoding DUF2927 domain-containing protein — encoded protein: MKGALHIALAGLMALTLSACDEPVSSPRPEQRKAPPRVTAPKLVEPSARSKELSAYYAQVQRSLLSQGLMRTDGGGIDTPFSKRQLVNNFIQIGVFNEFTLVNGLYTNERSEGRVQRWEKPVNISMQFGPAVSRDIRVKDQKTVAAYAQRLARVSGAPVGVTRGKGNFHVAVLTVDEIEAFGPELMRLIPGLDAGIASQITNMPKPIYCAVYAFSDASTPDSFHSAVAIVRAEHPDLLRQSCYHEEIAQGLGLSNDSPAARPSIFNDDDEFALLTRHDEILLQILYDERLPLGSTPAQARPVIEVIASELLGGES
- a CDS encoding 5-bromo-4-chloroindolyl phosphate hydrolysis family protein, translating into MAQKFGGQFSPNGGNATPSKASPLSGKRPARGRTRANLLFLVALPILFTSIGDGAQDMAVAIGAFALMTLGAWLTREGIDAQNAYEARTIARRPAIPRKLFGAIALGLGVGVATFDTSLMDGILYGIIAVALHLTSFGFDPMRDKALEGVDTFQTDRVARAVDEAERHLRAMSDAIAISGDRTMIARVDQFQATARAFFRTVENDPRDLTTARRYLGVYLLGAKDATIKFSKLYAQGRDPSVKADYTSLLDDLEANFTAKNQALLSDNRTDLDIEIDVLRDRLQREGIRLTEGE
- a CDS encoding toxic anion resistance protein, with translation MSDTVRQKAEQSTQALQELTAVVLKEPSTDLVPLAQADAPVAAEIRRRMDEIDMTDTNSIVSFGSGAQAGLQEISQSMLADVKNKDVGPAGNSLRDIVTTIRGFSISEMDMRRERSWWEKLLGRAAPAAKFMARYETVQGQIDRITDNLLSHEHILLKDIKSLDVLYDRTLDFYDELALYITAGEEKIAELDTKDIPAKEAAVKAAAENEQVMVAQELRDLRAARDDLERRVHDLKLTRQVTMQSLPSIRLVQENDKSLVTKINSTLVNTVPLWETQLAQALTIQRSSEAAAAVRDANDLTNELLTANAKNLRTANKAIREEMERGVFDIEAVKQANADLIGTIEESLQIADEGKRKRAEAEVELQHMEEELRDTLASATARGSASGHNIGSSAG
- a CDS encoding nucleoside deaminase, yielding MVFTSHMELALHEARLAAERGEVPVGAVVVSDAGDVLSKTGNRTRELNDPSAHAEMLAIRQACAALGSERLVGCDLYVTLEPCAMCAGVIAAARVARVYYGATDPKSGGTAHGARVFSHPQAHHSPEVYDGIDAQACEALLVEFFAARR
- the gatC gene encoding Asp-tRNA(Asn)/Glu-tRNA(Gln) amidotransferase subunit GatC; this encodes MSIDTATAARVAKLARIAVPQEDLPKLADELNGIIAFMEQLNEVDVEGVEPMTSVTPQRLKRREDVVTDGSQQTAVLANAPDAREGFFAVPKVVE
- the gatA gene encoding Asp-tRNA(Asn)/Glu-tRNA(Gln) amidotransferase subunit GatA, with the protein product MSDLNKLGIAEARDALRKGEVTSIELTEACLGAIEDAGALNAFVHNTPEIARSQAAAADTRIKAGDAPDMCGIPLGIKDLFCTKGVPSQAASRILEGFKPEYESTITQQLWDAGSVMLGKLNMDEFAMGSSNETSVYGDVVNPWRRGNDDAPLTPGGSSGGSASAVAADLCLAATGTDTGGSIRQPAALVGITGLKPTYGRCSRWGVVAFASSLDQAGPMTKSVRDAAIMLGAMAGHDPKDSTSAELAVPDFEAALTGDIRGKKIGIPKEYRMDGMPAEIEQLWADGTAMLKDAGAEIVDITLPHTKYALPAYYVVAPAEASSNLARYDGVRFGHRAKLGQGDGITEMYEKTRAEGFGPEVQRRVMIGTYVLSAGFYDAYYNRARKVRSLIKKDFEDVFAEGIDAILTPATPSAAFGLGEMADADPVQMYLNDVFTVTVNLAGLPGIAVPAGLDKQGLPLALQLIGRPWEEGDLLNTAYALEQAAGFVAKPAKWW